The following proteins are co-located in the Syntrophorhabdaceae bacterium genome:
- a CDS encoding aldehyde ferredoxin oxidoreductase C-terminal domain-containing protein — protein sequence MDKILRIDMGAEGGPKATASPIGAYAGLGGRGLTSSIVAKEVDPLCHPLGPENKLVIAPGLLSGSIAAMSGRVSVGCKSPLTGGIKEANAGGQPSQMLARLGYAAIVLEGKPKDGSLYKILINKDGVKISEDKSLKMLSNYQVVEKIKGEFGDKVACISIGQAGEMRLPAASVAFTDMELRPTRHAGRGGVGAVMGSKGVKVIIVDDTDLPMCQPKDPEKFRAANMKFVEGLRTHAVTGQALPSYGTNVLANIINEAGGYPTYNFKQGRFDGVAKISGETYAELETKRGGLATHGCHRGCVIRCSGVYNDKDGHFISKQPEYETVWAHGANCGIDDPDKIAMLDFLDDDIGLDTIEMGAAIGVAMDGGLIQFGDADGAINLIKEVGKGTPLGHIIGSGAAVTGKAFGVEKVPVVKGQALPAYDPRAVQGMGVTYATSPMGADHTAGYAVATNILKVGGDVDPLKPAGQIELSRNLQIATAAVDSTGMCLFIAFAILDQPETFQALLDMLNAFYGLELTAEGVAGLGKMILTTERDFNKRAGFSHLQDRLPLFFRRESLPPHNVKFQVTDEELDMVFNW from the coding sequence ATGGATAAAATTCTAAGGATCGATATGGGGGCCGAAGGGGGTCCTAAAGCAACTGCATCTCCTATTGGTGCATACGCAGGTCTTGGCGGGAGAGGACTTACATCATCCATCGTGGCAAAAGAGGTTGATCCCTTATGTCATCCCCTTGGCCCGGAAAACAAACTCGTCATAGCGCCGGGTTTATTGAGCGGAAGCATTGCCGCCATGTCCGGGAGGGTCTCTGTGGGCTGCAAAAGCCCTCTCACAGGCGGGATAAAGGAAGCCAACGCAGGAGGGCAGCCGTCCCAGATGCTGGCAAGACTCGGTTATGCGGCAATCGTCCTTGAGGGAAAGCCGAAAGACGGCAGTCTTTACAAGATCCTCATCAACAAAGACGGGGTGAAGATCTCCGAGGATAAGAGCCTGAAGATGTTGAGCAACTACCAGGTTGTTGAGAAGATAAAGGGGGAATTCGGCGATAAGGTCGCTTGCATATCTATCGGCCAGGCCGGTGAGATGCGATTGCCGGCGGCATCTGTAGCATTCACTGACATGGAACTGAGACCGACCCGTCACGCAGGACGGGGCGGCGTTGGCGCTGTTATGGGCTCCAAGGGGGTCAAGGTCATTATCGTAGACGATACCGATCTGCCGATGTGTCAGCCCAAAGACCCTGAAAAGTTCAGGGCGGCAAACATGAAGTTCGTCGAAGGGCTCCGCACGCATGCCGTCACAGGACAGGCGCTCCCCTCATACGGTACTAACGTCCTCGCAAACATTATCAATGAAGCAGGCGGATATCCCACATACAATTTCAAACAGGGAAGGTTCGATGGTGTGGCGAAGATCAGCGGCGAGACATACGCTGAGCTTGAAACGAAACGAGGCGGCCTCGCTACGCACGGCTGTCACAGGGGATGTGTGATCCGCTGTTCGGGTGTTTACAATGATAAAGACGGCCATTTTATCAGCAAGCAGCCGGAATACGAGACCGTTTGGGCACACGGCGCAAATTGCGGGATCGATGACCCCGATAAGATCGCCATGCTCGATTTTCTCGATGACGACATCGGTCTCGATACCATAGAGATGGGGGCAGCGATCGGGGTAGCCATGGATGGAGGTCTCATACAGTTCGGCGACGCGGACGGGGCAATAAACCTCATCAAAGAGGTTGGGAAAGGCACGCCCCTGGGACATATCATCGGAAGCGGAGCTGCGGTAACAGGTAAGGCCTTCGGTGTTGAAAAGGTGCCTGTTGTTAAAGGTCAGGCCCTGCCTGCCTATGACCCGCGTGCGGTCCAGGGCATGGGGGTCACCTACGCGACAAGTCCCATGGGGGCAGACCATACCGCAGGATATGCCGTGGCGACAAACATCCTGAAGGTAGGCGGTGATGTGGATCCTCTGAAGCCCGCCGGCCAGATTGAGCTTTCCAGAAACCTCCAGATTGCCACCGCGGCGGTAGACTCCACCGGCATGTGCCTCTTTATCGCCTTCGCGATCCTTGATCAGCCGGAGACATTCCAGGCCCTTCTCGATATGTTGAATGCCTTTTATGGACTTGAACTAACCGCCGAAGGAGTAGCGGGATTGGGTAAG